From Periophthalmus magnuspinnatus isolate fPerMag1 chromosome 12, fPerMag1.2.pri, whole genome shotgun sequence, a single genomic window includes:
- the pou5f3 gene encoding POU domain, class 5, transcription factor 1: MSERSQSPAAECQSRPYDFSRANLCPQGLGQESFQTTPGLLADPNLLYNKSAYGGIPSQAFFPFAPMGSDYRGSDQQQAVDLAQPKPWYPFAAPDYVSQVPGAATATQPANLSPPIAQTPQVKLPEIKVEKDSEEDYSAEVKIQQYPTPPTLSHGVFYSAPWNPSFWPGLAHITPRDNSSGQNPSTPSSASSPSMSPSPPSNGHNGNAFFGSGTLTQGVTGHQGQNPASSARSSGSSSGGCSDSEEESLTTEELEQFAKELKHKRITLGFTQADVGLALGNLYGKMFSQTTICRFEALQLSFKNMCKLKPLLQRWLNEAETSENPQDMYKIERVFVDTRKRKRRTSLEGAVRSALETYFVKCPKPNTQEITHISDDLGLERDVVRVWFCNRRQKGKRLALPLDEECDGQYYEQSPPLNMAPSPIPSQGYAAPSYTGATSALYMPSLHRPDVLKQAMHPGLVGHLTG; the protein is encoded by the exons ATGTCTGAAAGATCCCAGAGCCCCGCGGCTGAGTGCCAGAGTCGACCATATGATTTCAGTCGAGCCAACTTATGTCCACAGGGCTTGGGGCAAGAATCTTTCCAGACAACACCCGGTCTCCTGGCGGACCCCAACCTGCTCTACAACAAGTCCGCATACGGTGGAATCCCCTCGCAGGCTTTCTTTCCTTTTGCCCCAATGGGAAGTGACTATCGTGGATCGGACCAACAGCAGGCCGTGGACCTGGCCCAACCGAAACCCTGGTACCCGTTTGCAGCGCCCGACTACGTGAGCCAAGTACCTGGCGCAGCAACAGCCACACAGCCCGCCAACTTGAGTCCCCCGATCGCCCAGACTCCACAGGTCAAGCTACCTGAGATCAAGGTGGAGAAGGACAGCGAGGAGGACTACTCTGCAGAGGTTAAGATTCAACAGTACCCCACCCCTCCGACCTTGTCTCATGGGGTCTTTTACTCTGCCCCCTGGAATCCATCTTTTTGGCCTGGGCTTGCGCACATTACGCCCCGGGACAACAGTAGCGGTCAGAATCCGTCCACACCATCCTCCGCGTCATCTCCATCCATGTCCCCTTCTCCCCCGAGCAATGGCCATAACGGGAATGCGTTTTTCGGGAGTGGGACACTCACGCAGGGTGTCACCGGGCACCAGGGCCAGAATCCAGCTTCATCAGCCCGGAGCAGCGGCTCTTCCAGCGGCGGCTGCAGCGACTCCGAGGAg GAGAGTCTCACcacggaggagctggagcagtTTGCCAAAGAGCTCAAACACAAGCGCATCACTCTGGGCTTTACGCAGGCCGATGTTGGACTGGCCCTAGGAAACTTGTATG GAAAGATGTTCAGTCAGACAACCATTTGCCGCTTTGAGGCTCTACAACTgagttttaaaaacatgtgtaaactgAAGCCCCTGCTCCAGAGATGGTTGAATGAGGCTGAGACTTCAGAAAACCCCCAGGAT ATGTATAAGATCGAACGTGTGTTTGTGGACaccagaaagagaaaaaggaggacaAGTTTGGAGGGAGCAGTACGTTCAGCTTTGGAGACATATTTTGTGAAATGCCCCAAACCCAACACACAAGAGATCACCCACATCTCTGATGACCTGGGACTGGAGAGGGAT GTGGTTCGTGTGTGGTTCTGTAACCGCAGACAGAAGGGGAAAAGGCTGGCACTACCTCTGGATGAAGAGTGTGATGGGCAGTACTACGAGCAGAGCCCCCCTCTCAACATGGCACCCTCTCCTATCCCCAGCCAGGGCTACGCTGCCCCCAGCTACACCGGAGCCACTTCTGCACTATACATGCCCTCCCTGCACAGGCCAGATGTTCTAAAGCAGGCCATGCACCCTGGCCTGGTGGGGCACCTGACTGGATAA
- the fut7 gene encoding alpha-(1,3)-fucosyltransferase 7 → MMAIRRRNQKTLLYLTFCAICLLSGTGYLETRTKNGTTGCASTNNRPVTILLWHWPFGKAYPLDGDVCWHLYKIPGCNVVDHRSEFLNADIVVFHQKELASKKQKLPLNLTRPLGQRWLWMSLESPQNHGNVRQFANVFNLTMSYRRDADITVPYGELQPQDGEIDDVVTNKTSLVCWVVSNFNRRHKRSVIYRQLSAFVKITVYGRWKKAHLPAAKLLSTISRCYFYLAFENSVFKDYITEKLWRNAYLGGAIPVVLGPPPEDYKAVAPPHSFIHVNDFASMKDLGTYLQGLAADAMRYKEFFRWRREWKVKLSTDWRERLCKICTKYHCLPQRKVYTDLHAWSNV, encoded by the exons ATGATG GCCATTCGCAGGAGGAACCAGAAGACCCTCTTGTACCTCACTTTTTGTGCCATATGCCTTCTGTCTGGGACTGGGTATTTagaaactaggactaaaaatgGTACCACTGGCTGTGCAAGTACCAATAATAGACCGGTCACCATTCTTCTTTGGCACTGGCCCTTTGGCAAAGCATACCCTCTGGATGGGGACGTCTGCTGGCACCTGTACAAGATCCCTGGTTGTAATGTTGTGGATCATCGCTCTGAGTTTTTAAATGCTGACATTGTTGTTTTCCACCAAAAGGAGCTGGcctcaaagaaacaaaaactgccCTTGAATCTTACGCGCCCACTGGGACAGAGGTGGCTATGGATGTCTTTAGAATCCCCACAAAACCATGGTAATGTGAGACAATTTGCAAATGTCTTTAACTTGACCATGAGCTATAGAAGAGATGCAGACATCACAGTACCCTATGGTGAGTTGCAACCACAGGATGGAGAAATTGATGACGTCGTTACAAACAAGACCAGTTTGGTGTGTTGGGTGGTTAGCAACTTTAACCGTCGCCATAAGAGAAGTGTGATTTACAGACAGCTCAGCGCCTTTGTCAAGATCACAGTATACGGTCGGTGGAAGAAGGCCCACCTACCTGCTGCCAAGCTGTTGTCTACCATTTCCCGCTGTTATTTTTACTTGGCATTTGAAAACTCAGTTTTTAAGGATTATATTACGGAGAAGCTGTGGAGGAATGCGTACCTGGGTGGTGCCATTCCTGTAGTGTTGGGGCCCCCACCTGAAGACTACAAAGCTGTAGCTCCACCCCATTCTTTCATTCATGTAAACGATTTTGCCTCAATGAAAGACCTAGGGACTTACCTGCAGGGACTGGCAGCAGATGCAATGCGCTACAAGGAGTTCTTCAGGTGGAGGCGagagtggaaagtgaagctgaGCACAGACTGGAGAGAAAGACTTTGTAAAATCTGCACAAAGTATCACTGCCTACCTCAGAGGAAAGTTTACACAGACTTGCATGCATGGAGTAATGTATGA